A genomic stretch from Hermetia illucens chromosome 7, iHerIll2.2.curated.20191125, whole genome shotgun sequence includes:
- the LOC119660915 gene encoding uncharacterized protein LOC119660915 isoform X6: protein MEVSENVGGTGVTKMSAAVSENAHEETTESSTLITSSTSSIAPTEQQPTPVSVSVPAPTPAATTAPVPTPKPAETPSSEIKQDSIKNKLKEIISDIDRVVEQEEKATIVTASAQTDSAPVEKSFEPAQETASYVQAPAHTYLPPQTRSYAPPPTESYAQGPATIQSYAPVYAPTLAPADQPQIVSKTREATSETSGYTTKNEVVERSEVKDKHGSTTYSTVTTTTIKATPPSSIQYQPLGYRQYPNQQHQYAPFSAPNINSYISKSHRSMSLPVSNELILEESTEPGQKPVDLNKIFTPATDAEEILPQKNRKLYASSAFYSPTLHPTVEDQVELARRISHSLSDISNQQSKGQSMYVNRKKRSVKWVHEGDGKADVEQYEHNEETKENDYQSMTSSSTMHEKFPLKLLMNPRGQVQDLSSMPHQGFSTDTGLLSPDKCAELVTALHAPKGKGAELFAKRRKKSEKWIVDETNAAAHSPSGVPSYGRPIPTSPSLLPAYSDLGVQRVQLNMHQDMVQDKYAQPRLKLVKTPWEAALETGSASSAFQDIHHGQQDFVGVPASSAPSSFYTDNVPLTESAPKKFPISKPSGYLPSSQRDLAYKPSVPQGWNAPPLALPKDSSQNNCNHTENHEVPPASNSDKSVQISSSSSASSSSRETTIQLPVGKSIEENYGIKVENFGQTDEEEIIRYTTKTNTTKATSSSLHLHQSVVDCIAKSPELMVAEAKDNYLYFDNTIKELEASIIKPYLQETTGNATKHAQKQHSQFVPNSSITDLMHLEKVKREDSNSETHHQIVQIQNGNDEDSEEYIKMPVKDLISSFEKQSQKLIERLEKPTPMKTLPEKLDTIPEQKQADGQNEAYMKFQDYTISQTANDPNNASSSLNREKGLYTPPEIPLDSYVPPPQQQLPSTSLYSKPYQQPPIHIETAPALQPEPTSFPSTYPAPPPQQTASKFPTYSQPMTTSYPPVSPAALQQKYLYNASSTHVKNASPAPFNPSPLPYDKLAKFDQPSNAYNSSISAPPSIRKPLAVFPNKVRNTSPTPFGAAPQPSAKAPSYQSPQMPSPTTMANQHQSSNYYGASSNTISDKVAPHPYHPPPEDLYYANSCQPIPTSLPPPTIAVDMSQCQNYNTAPRGWNQMRDYYRPITFSKTRQATALPYTDF from the exons atggaAGTAAGTGAAAACGTAGGTGGAACCGGAGTGACAAAAATGTCAGCTGCAGTATCTGAGAACGCTCACGAG GAAACAACCGAATCTTCGACTTTGATAACATCATCGACATCGTCGATCGCTCCAACAGAACAGCAACCAACACCGGTTTCAGTTTCAGTTCCAGCTCCAACACCAGCGGCTACAACGGCTCCTGTACCTACACCAAAGCCTGCTGAAACACCTTCGTCAGAAATCAAACAGGACAGCATTAAAAATAAACTTAAAGAAATTATATCTGATATAGATCGGGTTGTCGAGCAAGAAGAGAAAGCAACCATTGTTACAGCCTCAGCACAGACGGATTCTGCTCCGGTAGAAAAATCCTTTGAACCAGCCCAAGAGACAGCAAGTTATGTACAAGCTCCGGCTCATACCTATCTACCACCGCAAACTAGAAGTTATGCACCACCCCCGACTGAAAGTTATGCACAAGGCCCAGCAACGATCCAATCATATGCACCAGTTTATGCACCGACTTTGGCACCAGCCGATCAACCACAAATTGTTTCTAAAACACGAGAAGCTACTAGTGAAACTTCAGGATATACGACTAAAAATGAAGTTGTGGAACGTAGCGAAGTTAAG gataaaCACGGTTCAACAACATATAGTACAGTAACCACTACAACTATAAAAGCAACTCCTCCATCATCAATACAATATCAACCACTAGGCTATCGTCAATACccaaatcaacaacatcaatatGCACCATTTTCAGCACCAAATATTAATAGTTACATTTCGAAATCACACCGTTCAATGTCATTACCAGTTTCTAATGAGCTCATTTTGGAG GAATCAACCGAACCAGGTCAAAAGCCTGTAGatctgaataaaatttttaCTCCCGCAACCGATGCAGAAGAAATCCTCCCACAGAAAAATC GAAAACTCTATGCATCTTCTGCATTCTATTCACCTACACTCCACCCTACTGTGGAGGATCAGGTTGAATTGGCCAGAAGGATTTCGCATTCACTGAGCGATATAAGCAATCAACAATCTAAGGGACAATCGATGTATGTTAATCGTAAAAAACGATCAGTAAAATGGGTTCACGAAGGAGACG GCAAAGCCGATGTGGAACAATACGAACATAAcgaagaaacaaaagaaaatgacTATCAATCGATGACATCATCGTCTACTATGCATGAGAAATTCCCGCTCAAACTTCTGATGAATCCTCGAGGCCAAGTACAGGACTTATCGTCTATGCCACACCAAGGATTTTCAACAGATACAGGTTTACTTTCACCAGACAAATGTGCCGAGCTTGTAACCGCGTTGCATGCCCCCAAAGGCAAAG GGGCTGAGTTGTTCGCCAAACGCCGAAAGAAGTCCGAAAAATGGATCGTTGATGAAACAAATGCTGCTGCCCATAGCCCATCGGGTGTGCCTTCATATGGGCGGCCAATCCCTACATCACCATCTCTACTCCCGGCATACTCAGACTTGGGTGTTCAACGTGTTCAGCTTAATATGCATCAAGACATGGTGCAGGATAAGTATGCTCAACCACGACTTAAGCTAGTCAAAACACCATGGGAGGCAGCTTTAGAAACGGGTTCAGCCAGTTCTGCTTTTCAAGATATACATCATGGCCAACAAGATTTTGTAGGCGTACCGGCTTCAAGTGCACCATCTAGTTTTTATACGGATAATGTGCCACTCACTGAGTCGGCTCCAAAG AAATTTCCAATCTCCAAGCCGTCCGGTTACTTACCAAGCAGTCAACGTGATCTAGCTTACAAGCCAAGTGTACCACAAGGCTGGAATGCTCCACCATTAGCTCTACCAAAAG ATTCGTCACAAAATAATTGCAACCATACAGAGAATCATGAAGTTCCGCCTGCTAGCAATTCTGACAAAAGTGTCCAAATCTCATCCTCGTCCTCTGCTTCATCCTCATCCCGAGAAACAACTATTCAACTACCAGTTGGAAAAAGTATCGAAGAGAATTATGGAATCAAAGTGGAAAATTTCGGTCAAACTgatgaagaagaaataatccGATATACCACAAAAACCAATACTACAAAAGCTACATCGTCTTCTTTGCATCTTCATCAAAGTGTTGTAGATTGTATAGCTAAAAGTCCTGAACTCATGGTTGCAGAAGCTAAAGATAATTACTTGTACTTCGACAATACAATCAAGGAGCTTGAAGCGTCTATTATCAAACCATACCTACAAGAAACTACGGGTAATGCAACTAAGCACGCCCAAAAACAGCATAGTCAATTTGTCCCAAATTCTTCCATCACTGACCTGATGCACCTGGAAAAAGTCAAAAGGGAGGATAGCAATAGTGAAACTCATCACCAAATTGTACAAATTCAAAATGGAAATGATGAAGATTCAGAGGAGTATATAAAAATGCCAGTAAAGGATCTAATCAGTTCCTTCGAAAAGCAAAGTCAAAAGTTAATCGAGCGTCTAGAGAAGCCAACACCAATGAAAACTTTACCTGAAAAATTGGATACAATCCCCGAGCAAAAGCAAGCTGATGGTCAAAACGAAGCTTACATGAAATTCCAAGACTATACCATTTCGCAAACCGCTAATGATCCCAACAACGCCAGCAGCTCATTGAACCGGGAGAAAG GTCTCTATACACCACCGGAAATCCCCTTAGATAGCTATGTGCCCCCGCCGCAGCAGCAGCTACCATCTACATCGTTATACTCCAAGCCGTACCAACAGCCACCCATCCATATAGAAACAGCACCAGCACTACAACCGGAGCCAACATCTTTCCCGTCAACGTACCCGGCGCCACCACCCCAGCAAACTGCCTCTAAATTCCCGACATATTCACAGCCAATGACAACTTCATACCCACCTGTATCCCCGGCTGCACTTCAACAAAAATATCTCTACAATGCTTCTAGTACTCACGTTAAAAATGCTTCTCCGGCACCATTCAACCCTTCCCCCCTACCTTATGATAAACTGGCTAAATTCGATCAACCATCAAACGCCTATAATTCGTCTATATCAGCACCACCATCGATCCGTAAGCCTCTAGCCGTATTTCCGAACAAAGTTCGAAATACTTCCCCAACTCCCTTCGGTGCAGCACCACAACCTTCAGCTAAGGCTCCTAGCTATCAATCCCCACAGATGCCATCACCGACAACCATGGCTAACCAACACCAATCCTCCAACTATTATGGCGCGTCTTCCAACACAATATCGGACAAGGTTGCACCACATCCTTATCATCCACCCCCGGAGGATCTCTACTATGCCAATAGCTGTCAACCAATACCGACTAGTTTGCCACCACCCACGATTGCCGTGGATATGTCCCAGTGTCAGAACTACAACACCGCTCCAAGGGGATGGAATCAAATGAGAGACTATTATAGGCCGATCACATTCAGTAAAACTAGACAAGCCACCGCTTTACCCTACACTGATTTCTAG
- the LOC119660915 gene encoding flocculation protein FLO11 isoform X4: MEVSENVGGTGVTKMSAAVSENAHEVSIEKTATGSIEQESSLKRSVEQTVEKSVQQTSSQSIQKSVQQSVMETTESSTLITSSTSSIAPTEQQPTPVSVSVPAPTPAATTAPVPTPKPAETPSSEIKQDSIKNKLKEIISDIDRVVEQEEKATIVTASAQTDSAPVEKSFEPAQETASYVQAPAHTYLPPQTRSYAPPPTESYAQGPATIQSYAPVYAPTLAPADQPQIVSKTREATSETSGYTTKNEVVERSEVKDKHGSTTYSTVTTTTIKATPPSSIQYQPLGYRQYPNQQHQYAPFSAPNINSYISKSHRSMSLPVSNELILEESTEPGQKPVDLNKIFTPATDAEEILPQKNRKLYASSAFYSPTLHPTVEDQVELARRISHSLSDISNQQSKGQSMYVNRKKRSVKWVHEGDGKADVEQYEHNEETKENDYQSMTSSSTMHEKFPLKLLMNPRGQVQDLSSMPHQGFSTDTGLLSPDKCAELVTALHAPKGKGAELFAKRRKKSEKWIVDETNAAAHSPSGVPSYGRPIPTSPSLLPAYSDLGVQRVQLNMHQDMVQDKYAQPRLKLVKTPWEAALETGSASSAFQDIHHGQQDFVGVPASSAPSSFYTDNVPLTESAPKKFPISKPSGYLPSSQRDLAYKPSVPQGWNAPPLALPKDSSQNNCNHTENHEVPPASNSDKSVQISSSSSASSSSRETTIQLPVGKSIEENYGIKVENFGQTDEEEIIRYTTKTNTTKATSSSLHLHQSVVDCIAKSPELMVAEAKDNYLYFDNTIKELEASIIKPYLQETTGNATKHAQKQHSQFVPNSSITDLMHLEKVKREDSNSETHHQIVQIQNGNDEDSEEYIKMPVKDLISSFEKQSQKLIERLEKPTPMKTLPEKLDTIPEQKQADGQNEAYMKFQDYTISQTANDPNNASSSLNREKGLYTPPEIPLDSYVPPPQQQLPSTSLYSKPYQQPPIHIETAPALQPEPTSFPSTYPAPPPQQTASKFPTYSQPMTTSYPPVSPAALQQKYLYNASSTHVKNASPAPFNPSPLPYDKLAKFDQPSNAYNSSISAPPSIRKPLAVFPNKVRNTSPTPFGAAPQPSAKAPSYQSPQMPSPTTMANQHQSSNYYGASSNTISDKVAPHPYHPPPEDLYYANSCQPIPTSLPPPTIAVDMSQCQNYNTAPRGWNQMRDYYRPITFSKTRQATALPYTDF; the protein is encoded by the exons atggaAGTAAGTGAAAACGTAGGTGGAACCGGAGTGACAAAAATGTCAGCTGCAGTATCTGAGAACGCTCACGAG GTGAGCATTGAAAAGACCGCAACAGGTTCAATTGAACAGGAAAGCAGCCTGAAACGTAGCGTCGAGCAAACCGTTGAGAAGAGCGTGCAACAAACTTCATCACAATCTATTCAAAAATCTGTTCAACAATCTGTGATG GAAACAACCGAATCTTCGACTTTGATAACATCATCGACATCGTCGATCGCTCCAACAGAACAGCAACCAACACCGGTTTCAGTTTCAGTTCCAGCTCCAACACCAGCGGCTACAACGGCTCCTGTACCTACACCAAAGCCTGCTGAAACACCTTCGTCAGAAATCAAACAGGACAGCATTAAAAATAAACTTAAAGAAATTATATCTGATATAGATCGGGTTGTCGAGCAAGAAGAGAAAGCAACCATTGTTACAGCCTCAGCACAGACGGATTCTGCTCCGGTAGAAAAATCCTTTGAACCAGCCCAAGAGACAGCAAGTTATGTACAAGCTCCGGCTCATACCTATCTACCACCGCAAACTAGAAGTTATGCACCACCCCCGACTGAAAGTTATGCACAAGGCCCAGCAACGATCCAATCATATGCACCAGTTTATGCACCGACTTTGGCACCAGCCGATCAACCACAAATTGTTTCTAAAACACGAGAAGCTACTAGTGAAACTTCAGGATATACGACTAAAAATGAAGTTGTGGAACGTAGCGAAGTTAAG gataaaCACGGTTCAACAACATATAGTACAGTAACCACTACAACTATAAAAGCAACTCCTCCATCATCAATACAATATCAACCACTAGGCTATCGTCAATACccaaatcaacaacatcaatatGCACCATTTTCAGCACCAAATATTAATAGTTACATTTCGAAATCACACCGTTCAATGTCATTACCAGTTTCTAATGAGCTCATTTTGGAG GAATCAACCGAACCAGGTCAAAAGCCTGTAGatctgaataaaatttttaCTCCCGCAACCGATGCAGAAGAAATCCTCCCACAGAAAAATC GAAAACTCTATGCATCTTCTGCATTCTATTCACCTACACTCCACCCTACTGTGGAGGATCAGGTTGAATTGGCCAGAAGGATTTCGCATTCACTGAGCGATATAAGCAATCAACAATCTAAGGGACAATCGATGTATGTTAATCGTAAAAAACGATCAGTAAAATGGGTTCACGAAGGAGACG GCAAAGCCGATGTGGAACAATACGAACATAAcgaagaaacaaaagaaaatgacTATCAATCGATGACATCATCGTCTACTATGCATGAGAAATTCCCGCTCAAACTTCTGATGAATCCTCGAGGCCAAGTACAGGACTTATCGTCTATGCCACACCAAGGATTTTCAACAGATACAGGTTTACTTTCACCAGACAAATGTGCCGAGCTTGTAACCGCGTTGCATGCCCCCAAAGGCAAAG GGGCTGAGTTGTTCGCCAAACGCCGAAAGAAGTCCGAAAAATGGATCGTTGATGAAACAAATGCTGCTGCCCATAGCCCATCGGGTGTGCCTTCATATGGGCGGCCAATCCCTACATCACCATCTCTACTCCCGGCATACTCAGACTTGGGTGTTCAACGTGTTCAGCTTAATATGCATCAAGACATGGTGCAGGATAAGTATGCTCAACCACGACTTAAGCTAGTCAAAACACCATGGGAGGCAGCTTTAGAAACGGGTTCAGCCAGTTCTGCTTTTCAAGATATACATCATGGCCAACAAGATTTTGTAGGCGTACCGGCTTCAAGTGCACCATCTAGTTTTTATACGGATAATGTGCCACTCACTGAGTCGGCTCCAAAG AAATTTCCAATCTCCAAGCCGTCCGGTTACTTACCAAGCAGTCAACGTGATCTAGCTTACAAGCCAAGTGTACCACAAGGCTGGAATGCTCCACCATTAGCTCTACCAAAAG ATTCGTCACAAAATAATTGCAACCATACAGAGAATCATGAAGTTCCGCCTGCTAGCAATTCTGACAAAAGTGTCCAAATCTCATCCTCGTCCTCTGCTTCATCCTCATCCCGAGAAACAACTATTCAACTACCAGTTGGAAAAAGTATCGAAGAGAATTATGGAATCAAAGTGGAAAATTTCGGTCAAACTgatgaagaagaaataatccGATATACCACAAAAACCAATACTACAAAAGCTACATCGTCTTCTTTGCATCTTCATCAAAGTGTTGTAGATTGTATAGCTAAAAGTCCTGAACTCATGGTTGCAGAAGCTAAAGATAATTACTTGTACTTCGACAATACAATCAAGGAGCTTGAAGCGTCTATTATCAAACCATACCTACAAGAAACTACGGGTAATGCAACTAAGCACGCCCAAAAACAGCATAGTCAATTTGTCCCAAATTCTTCCATCACTGACCTGATGCACCTGGAAAAAGTCAAAAGGGAGGATAGCAATAGTGAAACTCATCACCAAATTGTACAAATTCAAAATGGAAATGATGAAGATTCAGAGGAGTATATAAAAATGCCAGTAAAGGATCTAATCAGTTCCTTCGAAAAGCAAAGTCAAAAGTTAATCGAGCGTCTAGAGAAGCCAACACCAATGAAAACTTTACCTGAAAAATTGGATACAATCCCCGAGCAAAAGCAAGCTGATGGTCAAAACGAAGCTTACATGAAATTCCAAGACTATACCATTTCGCAAACCGCTAATGATCCCAACAACGCCAGCAGCTCATTGAACCGGGAGAAAG GTCTCTATACACCACCGGAAATCCCCTTAGATAGCTATGTGCCCCCGCCGCAGCAGCAGCTACCATCTACATCGTTATACTCCAAGCCGTACCAACAGCCACCCATCCATATAGAAACAGCACCAGCACTACAACCGGAGCCAACATCTTTCCCGTCAACGTACCCGGCGCCACCACCCCAGCAAACTGCCTCTAAATTCCCGACATATTCACAGCCAATGACAACTTCATACCCACCTGTATCCCCGGCTGCACTTCAACAAAAATATCTCTACAATGCTTCTAGTACTCACGTTAAAAATGCTTCTCCGGCACCATTCAACCCTTCCCCCCTACCTTATGATAAACTGGCTAAATTCGATCAACCATCAAACGCCTATAATTCGTCTATATCAGCACCACCATCGATCCGTAAGCCTCTAGCCGTATTTCCGAACAAAGTTCGAAATACTTCCCCAACTCCCTTCGGTGCAGCACCACAACCTTCAGCTAAGGCTCCTAGCTATCAATCCCCACAGATGCCATCACCGACAACCATGGCTAACCAACACCAATCCTCCAACTATTATGGCGCGTCTTCCAACACAATATCGGACAAGGTTGCACCACATCCTTATCATCCACCCCCGGAGGATCTCTACTATGCCAATAGCTGTCAACCAATACCGACTAGTTTGCCACCACCCACGATTGCCGTGGATATGTCCCAGTGTCAGAACTACAACACCGCTCCAAGGGGATGGAATCAAATGAGAGACTATTATAGGCCGATCACATTCAGTAAAACTAGACAAGCCACCGCTTTACCCTACACTGATTTCTAG